The genome window ACGGGGATGATGTCCACCCTCTCCCCCCGGGGGCTCAGCTGGCTGCCCCCCAGGACGTAGGCACGATTGGCCAAGACAGCGGCACAGTGCCAGCCTCTGGGGCTGCTCAGCCATGCACAGTCTCGCCAtgaatctgtggcagggtcataGCTGCAAACAGTGCGGGAGTAGGCGTTGTTCACGTAGCCGCCTGTCACCAGGATCTTGCCGTCGATGGCCACACTAGCGTGGCAGCAGCGGGCCAAGTCCATGTTGGCTTTGGCTTGCCAGCTATTGGCCGAAGGGATGTAGCATTCAAGGGAGATGAGGGTCCCTTTGGCGTTGCGTCCCCCGATGGCATAGAGGTGCCCGTTGAATGCACTGAGGCTGAAGTGAGTTCTTTTCTGCGACATGCTGGCCAAGTGTAGCCAGGTGCTGAAACGTGGGTCATACCtggagaaaggaaaaaaatatagCATATCATTGAGGGGGATGCTGTGCTGGATTGTGATGCATGGATGAAGGGTGGGGTCTGAATTTGCCCAGTGATGCTGttggggcagaggtccagggccccATGTTGCAGGTGGGTTcccaacagcttgggaccagtttacttaaaaCCATCCAATgttgagggggggaaacccacacTTTGGGGGGGTGTATTTTCTACCCCAATGATATTTTCAATGTATCGTAGTAGGCTGATATTTTGACCCTACATAACATTTGTGGCTGTGGTGTCAGAAGGAGTGTACATGACAATATccaaacacccagagccagaaaacacttattcagtggaggtagaatgttgctctttgttgacctgtccaggaccatttttctatgaaaaaacaATGGGGTGTTTTTACTAGCCCAATCCATTAACAGTGGCTGGGGTTTTTACCTCACAAAATTGGATCAAGGGATCGCCTTACCCCATGTGTGCCTATTCAGtccctttgatctgcagaacttgcacttCCAAAAGTGCCACTTAATGTCCCTTCCACATTTGCGAGGAGTCATTTCTTTCACGTGGCAACCCCTGTGCTCTGGAACTCCCTATTGACATGAGCCAGGCACCTTCACTATATttttttagatgcctgctgaaaacttttttttattttgggaACTCTCTCCAGACGCATTATTtagttatatttgtttttaattggtttgtggATTATAGTCATGTATTATATACAGGTGCTTGGAGAATATTTTTTAATCAAGCAGTTCATAAATCttctaaacaaataaatgcaGCGGGGCCATAAAACAATTATGTCCAGTGTCTAAAATTACCTATCCACCACcgagcttgttctgtgcttgtTGGAAGCAAAAGAGGGAGGTCGCTGACTGTAGGAACTAGAGAAAGCGAGAGAGACTTAAAAGGTGTACTGAATATGTCTTTTACTGAATCCAATGCATTTTGAGGCAGTCActcttctttttgtgtgtgtgggggtgactTTCTTTTTCATTGTATGAAGTAACGTGTACGACATAACATAACTTTCCTCACTAGAGGTAGCAGTTTAATTGGGGTGGGTATGGGATTTGGGGTGCAATGTTACTTACCTCTGATTTGACTTACCTGCTCGATTCTCTTTTATATACTCTGTTATAATTGATGTTAGGCCAGGCattgccaatgtggtaccctaCAGATGTTATTGgcccactacaactcccatcagccccagccatcatgaccaACGGTCAGAGATATGAAATCAGAGTTGTACCCcaagtgttgggttttttttgctgggCTAGACATGTGtttttgaactctgatcatgcgtCCAGCTTGCTTGGGTGTGCATATGTGAAGAAATGAGGCTACTCTACAAAAGTACATTTTAAATTGGTCACTCAGCCCACTTCTGCTATTGCTGGCATGCAGCTCTTGGAAGGTTgtacagaagggaatgtggcctgcaggctgaaaaagcttcccctacccttcctccgtggcgcagagtggtaagcggcggtaacgcagccgaagctctgctcacggccagagttcgattccaacggaaggaggaagtcgaatctccggtaaaaggggtcgaggtccactcagccttccatccatccgtggtcggtaaaatgagtacccggcatatgctggggggtaaagaaaggccggggaaggaactggcaatcccaccccatatatacggtctgcctagtaaatgccgcaagacgtcaccctaagagtcggaaacgactcgcactataagtgcggggacacctttaccttaccCTGCTATaatatttaaaatcaataaactgATGGGCAACCTCAGGATCCTGGCTTCTGCTTTCACTCGCTCTGACTGCTCATCATGCCTGGAATGAGTTCAGCATGAAGGACTCCACAGAGTCAAGCCTTCTTCCGCTGCAAGCTGCTGCTTCGTGGATCCCCGTTGATCAGCCTGGCTTCCGACGATTTTCACTCAGCTTGGAAGAGGCTGTAACTCAGTAGTGCACCTCACGTGAACAAGCTCCTGGCTGGCAGCTCCTGTTAAAAGACCTCTGCTTGAgaacctgaagagccactgctggtcagactagggatgggaagcctcaggcctgggggccaaatgtgggctCTTTCTGGCCCTCGAGACTCTTCCCACGTCCAAGCCCTgattccagtggcagctggtggttccatgtcagggaggcagtggaatctgctccgggctttagtccagactttcagtCTTTCAAGAGCTGTCTAAGGTGCCAAACccattcagcaccttggacagctccttgacagttcagactaaaacccggagcggattccactgaccTGCAGCCAACAGCCGCCACTGGCTTATTCACATCCTCCTCCTTGAGCGTTTTGGTCTGGCTGGAATACGTCCTTgacctctgataatgcttcttgcttgcctgaatagagaatagaggggtgtgtgtgtgtgtgtgtgtagaaattagcttactgtacaaagctgaaatttgcatttattgctctgcccacttttgcctctggctccacttgCCACTGGAACacagcccctggaagattgcccagaagtgTATATTACTCCAGAGAGTTAAGGTATAGACGCAGAGAGTAATGTATgtagaaataaaatgttttaatacaAACGTGTATGCCGGCAAATAAAAATACTCCCCAAAGTGCACATACAATAGTGCACATAATAAAACAGAGGCGGCCAAAGGACAAATTCTATGTAGGACCCATGTCCATACAAGACAGAGGATGACAAAATCAAAACAGTACCAAACTATTATCCTAGTCCATATCCCAGAATATAAATATTAAGTAAGTGCATTTTCCCTTTTGATATTTATGACATCAGCTGCACAATTTTGCATATTTGGAGGCATTCACCATATATGGCTAATATTGTTTATGATTATATTCTTTACCCTGTACAGTCAACATCCACCTGCAAGGCCATTGAGAAAGACTTTCCAGGCAAAACACATCTGGCCAACATACGCACTTTGAATTCTCTGGGTGTATTGAGTTTTGCTAATAGGCCATTGCTTAGTAGTCAATTTAGGATTACAGTTTGGTACTGTTTTGATTTTGTCATCCTCTGTCTTGTATGGACATGGGTCCTACATAGAATTTGTCCTTTGGCCGCCTCTGTTTTATTATGTGCACTATTGTATGTGGACTTTGGGGAGTATTTTTATTTGCCAGCATACATGTTTGTatcaaaacattttatttctacATACATTACTCTCTACGTCTATACCTTAACTCTCTGGAGTAACATAGTGTACatgttaaggtagattttaactctACAGTTCTCCAGAAGTGGATGTGCCAGTTgggcttaaaaacaaaaaaaggctccccacccctggaggaATGAATTAGAacgggccaatggcctgactaagCAGAAGGCAGCATTAGTGCTTCAAATGGTACAGCCCAGGAGCAGTttgggaggggccatagctcagtggcagagtgcatgTTTTTCATGGCGAAGGTCtcaggctcagtccccagcatatctagttaaagcaggagtgggaaacctttagccccgcagatgctgctgaactacagttcccatcacccctaaccattggccatgctggctttggagggccacaagttcctcacccctgcttgaGGGCcggtgtggtgtagcagttagagtgttggactgcagcctgagagaccagggttcaaatccccactcagccctgaagcttactgggcgaccttgggccagccactgtctctcagcctaacctacctcgcagggttgtggtgaggatgaaatggagagggggagagccagGTACAccgctttgagctccttggaggaaaggtagtacATAAAGGTAAGATACAAATGTACTAAATAATACTTCAGAAGATTTCAGGCAGCTGTCTTGGGGAAGTCCCATGCCTGGACACTCTATTCAGCCAACACCAATCATAGTACACAATCTCCATTACCTGCACAGATTGCTAATTGCATGCTTTGCCTGGTTCCGGGCATCGTTTTGATCCTCTCCTCCTGCCACATAGAGGAATCCATCCATTACTGCAACACATTGGTTAAAGCATTTGGCCGGCATCTCTGTCAGCTTCTTCCAGTTTCCTTCCTGGTCTCTGTAGCTGACATCTTTGCTAAGAGTTTTCTTGGCTGAACATGGGCACCCACCCACCACGAGTAGCACTTTATGGCTTCCTCGAATCTTGGTCCTTCTGGACTGGAGACTGTTTTGCTGGTAAGGTAGTAAGTGGTAATTCATGGCATCTACGAGGAGCCTGTGGCATTCTGGGTTCTGCATCATACACGGCACAGGCTGGACGTAGTTGATTAAGTCATGAGCTGGGATGGTGCCGAACCGAACATTGTTCAGGAGGTCGGCCGCATGTTTGAATCGCTTGGAGTCAAACTCAAGCCACTTCATGGCAATCTGAAAGACCACCACCTCACTGGGGAACTGGAGGCTGTCATCTATCAGCAGATCACTGAGCTGATCAAAGGTGAGTTTCATGAACTGTTCAGTGTCTGAGAACTCTAGGAAGTGTTCCCGGATGAACTTCCTTGCGGCGTCCTTTGCTTGGTTGAGATTGTACGTGTCTGCCAAATTGGCAATGTACATCCAGTTTTCCACGTTCATCTCCTGGATGAGGAAGTCAGTGCACATGTTGAGCAAAGCGTGCATCTGCAGGTGGCTGGCGGTGGAAATGGTGCTCCCAATGGTGTACAGAGAGAGGCTCAGCTTTCCTGTGTAGGCGTAGGCAATAACAGTGGCTAAGCCTAAGCAGGAGGCATCTTTGAGGTCCGCTTGTTGAaggctggggttttttttcagCAGGCTTCTGAAATACTCGCTACAGGAAGACATAACCAGCTTGTGGACACTGAACGATTTTGTTTTCGTGGCAATAGTGAGGTCGCAAAGAAAACGCTCCTGGTGCATAAGGCTCATCTCCTCCAGAATGCTGGTTCCGTGTCTAGGATTTGTGACTTCTGTGGCAGTGCAGAGGAACCCATCTGAGCCATTTTCAAACAAGCCATCCAGTTGTTGCTGTTGGTCAATGTCAAGAGAAGAGTCCTCTACCGTTGTGACGTTTGTAGAGGCCTCTCTTTTCACCAGCTTGCTCTTCTTGGGGGCTTTTTTCTTGGGCGCCATTGGGGCAAAAAAGGGTTGCCTGTAAGGACATATTAAGGAGAGATCTACTTTGTAAAGAGATaccatgaaaaaatggaaatgaactgccttcaggtcgatcccgacttatggcgaccctaataGGGATTTCAcgttaagcagtattcagaggggggttaccattgcctccctctcaggctagtcctcccctgctggctagggcctgctctgcttgccacagctgcacaagccagccccttccttgtctgcaattgccagctggggggcaactgggctccttgggactatgcagcttgcccacggctgcacagatggcagggcacgtaacccctgagccactcactgtgaggtgatctttagttggctgttgacacccaggagacctgagcagggatttgaactcacagactctggactcccagccaggctcttctcctcaCTGTGCTACAAATATTGACATCCCACACAAAATGGTTGACAGGATTTGGAAGAGCCGAGTCAAGGGCCTATTGAAATTTCTGGAAAGACCTACCATCAAATGCAGCCTCCCCCCAGCCTCTCTCTATGGCATTCCAGCCACATcctctcttcccaggccacatccctcacctgCCCTCCTTGGGTGTTTTTTACGTGACTGGAATTTCTTTTATAATgattcttgcttccctggatggaggatagagattgtgtgtagaaactagcctactgcacaaagcagTGGAGACTTACGGCTCTGGTGTCAGTGAAGCAGTGAAtccgctttgggttttagtccttgaaagtgtggactaaaacctggagtggattcactgccccactaacatcggagtcaccagtctccactggtccaAAGGTAAAAGTTACATTGGttgctctgccctcttttgcctctgcctCCATCCACCACTGGTATATGGCCCcttgaaggctgcccagaagggaatgtggcccttgggctgaaaaagattccccactcctggcttagacaaaactgagctagttggcccaatggtctgatttagtataaagCAACTAGGTACATTCCTTTTGCTGCCATCCCTTTTagaaattaacagtgcaatcctaaccatatctactcagaagtaagtcttattgaattcgtTGGTGCTTACTTCCAGGTTAGTGGggctagaattgcagccttagctgaAAAGACAAAAGGTTGCGTCCTGTAACAGCTATGACACACTTggactagacccactgaaatcagggggcatgactaatttaagtccattgatttcaagtaTCTACTTTcaagtatgcagagaagctgcagtcctaaccccactttcctgggagtaagccccactgaattcaacaggatttacatTTGAGTAAAAATGGTTGGGATTATCATTTATGCGatcagttgaatacaacctgaatagtgtggggaggggggagggggatcacAGAACATATAGCACCTGAAAAGTTATTTACAAATGTGAACTGCTCACATTTGGCTGTTtttggctgctgctgttgttgtttggggcatttggggctttttagtttagagaagaggcgagtcagaggtgacatgatagaaatgtttaATATTATACATTgttcattcttcttcttttttactttgttttgtatttctgtgtattctttgtgagctgccttgagggcctttttggccaaaaggcggcacagAAATAATCCATAAcatattatgcatggcatggagaatgtggatagagaaaagtttttctccctctctcataacactagaacttgtggacatccaataaagctgaatgttggaagattcaggacagacaaaagaaagtacttcttcacacagcgcatagttaagctatggaactcacctccac of Rhineura floridana isolate rRhiFlo1 chromosome 15, rRhiFlo1.hap2, whole genome shotgun sequence contains these proteins:
- the LOC133370785 gene encoding kelch-like protein 31 yields the protein MAPKKKAPKKSKLVKREASTNVTTVEDSSLDIDQQQQLDGLFENGSDGFLCTATEVTNPRHGTSILEEMSLMHQERFLCDLTIATKTKSFSVHKLVMSSCSEYFRSLLKKNPSLQQADLKDASCLGLATVIAYAYTGKLSLSLYTIGSTISTASHLQMHALLNMCTDFLIQEMNVENWMYIANLADTYNLNQAKDAARKFIREHFLEFSDTEQFMKLTFDQLSDLLIDDSLQFPSEVVVFQIAMKWLEFDSKRFKHAADLLNNVRFGTIPAHDLINYVQPVPCMMQNPECHRLLVDAMNYHLLPYQQNSLQSRRTKIRGSHKVLLVVGGCPCSAKKTLSKDVSYRDQEGNWKKLTEMPAKCFNQCVAVMDGFLYVAGGEDQNDARNQAKHAISNLCRYDPRFSTWLHLASMSQKRTHFSLSAFNGHLYAIGGRNAKGTLISLECYIPSANSWQAKANMDLARCCHASVAIDGKILVTGGYVNNAYSRTVCSYDPATDSWRDCAWLSSPRGWHCAAVLANRAYVLGGSQLSPRGERVDIIPVESYNSSTNQWSYMAPLPTGLSMAGVATLGGQILVVGGWNESGKKYQKSILAYNPDSNEWTEEGELSEGTVGVSCCTVALPRSSARGSRASSVASLTVSM